From one Paeniglutamicibacter psychrophenolicus genomic stretch:
- a CDS encoding TetR/AcrR family transcriptional regulator codes for MKTEPLDHRTLPRRRGQELDEAILAAALAELSEHGYPALTMEAVAKRAGAGKASLYRRWETRAALVMDAVYTLAPSPQDLPDTGALRGDLFAALRLGAAALRGPAGEAMRGMLAEALPDAERSKALRARSQGRNRQLMAEVLRRASARGQVPDGAVTPARLEVGAALLRNHFLFRGEPLDDGTLVGFVDEVLLPLFGTLPNQPG; via the coding sequence ATGAAAACGGAGCCCCTGGACCACCGCACGCTGCCGCGCCGGCGCGGGCAGGAACTGGACGAGGCCATCCTCGCCGCGGCCCTGGCCGAGCTTTCCGAGCACGGCTACCCGGCCTTGACGATGGAGGCGGTCGCCAAGCGGGCCGGTGCCGGCAAGGCCTCGCTGTACCGGAGGTGGGAGACCCGTGCGGCACTGGTCATGGACGCCGTCTACACGCTGGCCCCTTCCCCGCAGGACCTGCCCGACACCGGCGCGCTGCGTGGGGACCTGTTCGCGGCCCTCCGCCTGGGCGCGGCCGCGCTGCGGGGCCCGGCCGGGGAGGCCATGCGCGGGATGCTCGCCGAGGCGCTTCCGGATGCCGAACGAAGCAAGGCGCTGCGGGCCCGCTCCCAGGGCAGGAACCGCCAGCTGATGGCCGAGGTGCTGCGCCGCGCGAGCGCACGGGGCCAGGTCCCGGACGGAGCGGTGACCCCCGCGCGGCTGGAGGTCGGGGCCGCCTTGCTGCGCAACCACTTCCTCTTTCGCGGGGAACCGCTGGACGATGGCACGCTCGTGGGCTTCGTGGACGAGGTGCTGCTGCCGCTCTTTGGCACGCTCCCGAACCAGCCAGGCTGA
- a CDS encoding DUF4097 family beta strand repeat-containing protein: protein MHTFQPSGPVTASIDLSMGNIRILAGDGEVLTVRVEPSNPAKAADVRSAESTVVDFSGNRLEVTQPKSLRTYTWFSSGSSIELTVHLPSGSRVGASTAYGDIRTEGALGPSSLKTSYGDIAVEQGEDLRLRTAYGKVELDRGTGHTDIRGGKVRVGQLDGTAAIRSAEHGTHVGLATGDLRIASSYGDIEVDSALATVVAKTAYGKVRIHDALRGAIDMRSSYGELELGIREGSAAWLDLETGHGTVRNNLTATGSVPGDSADTLRVTGRTSHGDITIVRARPVC from the coding sequence ATGCACACCTTCCAGCCATCGGGCCCGGTCACCGCCTCCATCGACCTGTCCATGGGCAACATCCGCATTCTCGCCGGCGACGGCGAGGTCCTCACCGTGCGGGTTGAGCCGTCCAACCCCGCCAAGGCCGCCGATGTCCGCTCGGCCGAGTCCACCGTCGTCGACTTTTCCGGCAACCGGCTGGAAGTCACCCAGCCCAAGTCGCTGCGCACCTACACGTGGTTCAGCTCCGGCAGCTCCATCGAACTCACCGTCCACCTTCCTTCCGGCTCCCGCGTCGGGGCAAGCACCGCCTACGGGGACATCCGCACAGAGGGGGCCCTCGGGCCCTCGAGCCTCAAGACCTCCTACGGGGACATCGCGGTGGAGCAAGGCGAGGACCTGCGGCTGCGCACCGCCTACGGGAAGGTGGAACTGGACCGCGGCACCGGACACACCGACATCCGCGGCGGGAAGGTCCGCGTGGGGCAGCTCGACGGTACCGCCGCGATCAGGAGCGCCGAGCACGGCACCCACGTGGGCCTGGCCACCGGCGACCTGCGGATAGCCTCCTCCTACGGCGACATCGAGGTCGACAGCGCCCTGGCAACCGTCGTGGCCAAGACCGCCTACGGGAAGGTGCGCATCCACGATGCGCTGCGCGGGGCCATCGACATGCGCAGTTCCTACGGCGAGCTGGAACTCGGCATCCGCGAGGGCAGCGCGGCCTGGCTGGATCTGGAGACCGGCCACGGCACCGTGCGCAACAACCTCACCGCCACCGGTTCGGTTCCCGGGGATTCGGCAGACACCCTGCGGGTCACCGGCCGTACGTCCCACGGCGACATCACCATCGTCCGTGCCCGCCCGGTGTGCTGA
- a CDS encoding toxin-antitoxin system HicB family antitoxin — MNVSRYVKNLQNQLSAAAQASGDEAQAVAERLAPTLDASLRLLLLEVLSDAAAEITTDLAPGSVDVRLRGADPEFVVTAPPAASPGSADHESSPAEPSLPEPGQDADSATSRLTLRLPEGLKAQVEAAAAREGLSVNTWLVRAVSATLTTPPGAAAQRPRNSGHRFTGWVS, encoded by the coding sequence GTGAATGTTTCCCGTTACGTCAAGAACCTGCAGAACCAGCTCTCTGCGGCCGCCCAGGCATCGGGCGACGAGGCCCAGGCCGTCGCCGAACGGCTGGCCCCGACGCTTGATGCCTCCCTCAGGCTGCTGCTGCTTGAGGTCCTCTCGGACGCCGCCGCAGAAATCACCACCGACCTGGCACCGGGCTCGGTCGATGTGCGCCTGCGCGGCGCCGACCCCGAATTCGTCGTCACCGCTCCCCCTGCGGCTTCCCCCGGTTCCGCCGACCACGAATCCTCCCCGGCCGAACCCTCGTTGCCGGAACCGGGCCAGGACGCCGATTCGGCGACCTCGCGCCTGACCCTGCGGCTGCCAGAAGGCCTCAAGGCCCAGGTCGAGGCCGCCGCCGCGCGCGAGGGCCTCTCGGTCAACACGTGGCTGGTGCGTGCCGTCTCGGCCACGCTCACCACCCCTCCCGGGGCCGCAGCACAGCGCCCGAGGAACTCCGGCCACCGTTTCACCGGCTGGGTCAGTTAG
- a CDS encoding PEP/pyruvate-binding domain-containing protein, with protein sequence MGTRTTSRPVAVAPLAGFGSADLPVVGGKAAHLGELMRAGLPVPQGFVVTTDAYAQAAQLAGLQALFTDPAATPAALREAILSTGMPKDIGQAVTAAYRRLGENVPVAVRSSATAEDLPGAAFAGQQDTYLNVVGADAVIDAVGRCWASLFTDRAVDYRRQRLITPAEVRIAVVVQVMVESDTAGVMFTADPLSGARDRILIDAGAGLGEAVVSGLVTPDHYVLETGGKLLEWKPGRGEVVIRPAAGGGVAHEAATRETAPAGGTDLHGALLTAANLASLAGHARTIAGHFGRPQDIEWAIAAGKTWIVQARPMTALPEPTAPLGRFRRLQGAILAEYLPVRPYPLDVTTQVAHGPAEMMHGITEYFGLEGAFTNYLREQDGVVVALVLPSPRPTPRMLLTPAKLARKARRFKPASWSADPRQAAFLAEVHALESLELAALPWAALLDVPARAMATQDYCRDLRIDYLPGSGLALARMIVFTAVLGRRKLVADLLGGAQTRTEDSNQALARLADELRADPRLREALTGLDAEQVSLALSQDPRLAGFAARLEAFLAEFGRRETTSPLLVSAPTLAESPQIVLGMVLSLAGAPAAKGAANSRSAAALENLLEHRLLRGPRLAKLARARVQAAREAVAFREDTHFHFTAALPVLRRSLLQIGARLQKAGVLHEPEEVFHLRWEELTGIFDAAAIPAGQAERLRLAIRARTAKRAELAGVPMFNASVFFPAAAASDALATGTPAGSGTATGIARIIRDAADFERLGHGEILVCPYTNPAWTPLFRRAAAVVVDTGSVASHAAIVAREYGIPAVMGTGNGTAVISDGEKVTVDGTRGRITRAAQAAATA encoded by the coding sequence ATGGGCACCAGGACGACTTCCCGCCCCGTGGCAGTTGCACCGCTGGCCGGGTTCGGCTCGGCAGACCTCCCCGTGGTCGGCGGCAAGGCGGCCCACCTCGGCGAGCTCATGCGTGCGGGACTGCCCGTGCCCCAGGGATTCGTTGTCACCACCGACGCCTACGCGCAGGCTGCGCAGCTCGCCGGGCTGCAGGCGCTCTTCACCGACCCGGCCGCCACGCCGGCGGCCCTGCGAGAGGCGATCCTGTCCACCGGGATGCCGAAGGACATCGGCCAGGCGGTCACCGCAGCCTACCGCCGGCTCGGGGAAAACGTCCCGGTCGCGGTGCGCTCCAGCGCCACGGCCGAGGATCTTCCCGGCGCCGCCTTCGCCGGGCAGCAGGACACCTACCTCAACGTCGTCGGGGCCGATGCGGTCATCGATGCGGTGGGCCGCTGCTGGGCCTCGTTGTTCACCGACCGCGCCGTCGACTACCGGCGCCAGCGCCTGATCACCCCGGCCGAGGTCCGCATCGCCGTGGTGGTGCAGGTGATGGTCGAATCCGACACCGCCGGGGTGATGTTCACCGCGGACCCGCTCAGCGGGGCGCGGGACCGCATCCTCATCGACGCCGGCGCCGGACTGGGCGAGGCCGTGGTTTCCGGCCTTGTCACCCCCGACCACTACGTCCTGGAGACCGGCGGGAAGCTGCTGGAATGGAAGCCCGGACGCGGCGAGGTCGTCATCCGCCCGGCTGCAGGCGGCGGGGTGGCCCACGAGGCGGCGACGCGAGAGACGGCGCCGGCCGGCGGAACAGATCTTCACGGCGCGCTGCTCACCGCCGCGAACCTGGCGTCCCTGGCAGGCCATGCGCGCACCATTGCCGGGCACTTCGGCCGCCCGCAGGACATCGAATGGGCGATCGCCGCCGGCAAGACCTGGATCGTGCAGGCCCGGCCCATGACGGCACTGCCCGAGCCCACCGCACCTCTCGGGCGCTTCCGCCGGCTGCAGGGCGCCATCCTGGCCGAGTACCTGCCCGTGCGGCCCTACCCGCTGGATGTGACCACGCAGGTCGCCCACGGACCGGCCGAAATGATGCACGGGATCACCGAATACTTCGGGCTGGAGGGCGCCTTCACCAACTACCTGCGCGAACAGGACGGGGTGGTCGTTGCCCTGGTCCTGCCATCCCCCCGCCCCACCCCGCGCATGCTCCTCACCCCGGCGAAGCTGGCCCGCAAGGCCCGCCGCTTCAAGCCCGCAAGCTGGTCCGCCGATCCCCGGCAGGCCGCCTTCCTCGCCGAGGTCCACGCGCTGGAGTCGCTCGAGCTTGCGGCGCTGCCCTGGGCCGCGCTGCTGGATGTGCCGGCCCGCGCCATGGCCACGCAGGATTATTGCCGGGACCTGCGGATCGACTACCTGCCCGGCAGCGGGCTTGCCCTGGCGCGAATGATCGTGTTCACCGCCGTGCTGGGCCGCCGCAAGCTCGTCGCGGACCTGCTCGGAGGCGCGCAGACCCGCACCGAGGATTCCAACCAGGCCCTGGCCAGGCTTGCCGACGAGCTGCGGGCCGACCCGCGGCTGCGCGAGGCACTCACCGGACTCGACGCGGAACAGGTTTCCCTCGCACTTTCGCAGGATCCGCGGCTTGCCGGATTCGCCGCCCGGCTTGAAGCGTTCCTTGCCGAGTTCGGCCGCCGCGAAACCACCTCCCCGCTGCTGGTCAGCGCCCCGACCCTGGCCGAGTCCCCGCAGATCGTGCTGGGCATGGTGCTCTCCCTGGCCGGCGCCCCGGCCGCGAAAGGCGCAGCGAACTCGCGCTCCGCCGCCGCCCTGGAGAACCTGCTGGAACACCGGCTGCTGCGCGGCCCGCGCCTGGCCAAACTCGCCCGCGCCCGGGTCCAGGCCGCCCGGGAAGCGGTGGCCTTCCGCGAGGACACCCACTTCCACTTCACCGCCGCGCTGCCGGTGCTGCGCCGCTCGCTGCTGCAGATCGGGGCCCGGCTGCAGAAAGCGGGGGTGCTGCACGAACCGGAGGAGGTCTTCCACCTGCGCTGGGAGGAACTCACCGGGATCTTCGACGCCGCGGCCATCCCCGCCGGGCAGGCCGAGCGGCTGCGCTTGGCCATCCGGGCGCGCACGGCCAAGCGCGCCGAGCTCGCCGGCGTGCCGATGTTCAACGCCTCGGTGTTCTTCCCCGCGGCGGCCGCCTCGGATGCCCTGGCCACCGGCACCCCGGCGGGCTCAGGCACCGCCACCGGCATCGCCCGGATCATCCGCGACGCCGCCGACTTCGAGCGGCTGGGGCACGGCGAGATCCTGGTGTGCCCCTACACCAACCCGGCCTGGACGCCGCTGTTCCGCCGGGCCGCCGCCGTGGTGGTGGACACCGGGTCCGTGGCCTCGCACGCGGCGATCGTGGCGCGCGAGTACGGGATCCCGGCCGTCATGGGGACCGGAAACGGAACCGCGGTGATCTCCGACGGGGAGAAGGTCACCGTGGACGGGACGCGCGGGCGCATCACCCGCGCAGCGCAGGCAGCGGCCACGGCATGA